The following coding sequences lie in one Apium graveolens cultivar Ventura chromosome 1, ASM990537v1, whole genome shotgun sequence genomic window:
- the LOC141725051 gene encoding secreted RxLR effector protein 161-like translates to MFRSLIGGLRYLVHTRPDISFVVGSISHFMEKPTQLHLNAVKRVLRYVRGTLEYGLRYARGFGNHMLTGFSDSDYASSCGDRRSTSGMVFYLSENLITWISQKQRCVALSTCEAEFMAATAAACQVNLYIDNKSAIDLAKNPVFHGRSKHIDVRYHFIRECVERGEIVINHISFDKQCADILTKAMATAKFEEMRSLLGMKNLAK, encoded by the exons ATGTTTAGAAGTTTGATAGGTGGTCTGCGATACCTGGTACATACCAGACCGGACATCTCATTTGTTGTGGGATCAATAAGTCATTTTATGGAGAAACCTACACAATTACACTTGAACGCAGTGAAAAGGGTGCTGCGTTATGTCAGAGGGACGCTGGAGTATGGTCTGAGATATGCAAGGGGTTTTGGGAATCATATGCTAACTGGTTTTTCGGACAGTGATTATGCGAGCAGCTGTGGAGATAGACGGAGTACAAGTGGAATGGTTTTTTATCTCAGTGAGAATCTGATAACCTGGATATCACAGAAGCAGAGGTGCGTAGCATTGTCCACCTGCGAAGCAGAGTTTATGGCTGCAACTGCAGCAGCGTGTCAAG TGAATCTTTATATTGATAACAAGTCAGCTATAGACTTGGCGAAAAATCCTGTTTTTCATGGACGCAGCAAGCACATAGATGTGCGTTACCATTTCATTCGTGAATGTGTGGAACGTGGAGAGATTGTGATCAACCATATCAGCTTTGACAAGCAATGTGCAGACATACTTACCAAAGCTATGGCAACAGCGAAGTTCGAAGAAATGAGGAGCCTGCTTGGAATGAAGAATCTGGCGAAataa